In Salarias fasciatus chromosome 2, fSalaFa1.1, whole genome shotgun sequence, one genomic interval encodes:
- the apbb2a gene encoding amyloid-beta A4 precursor protein-binding family B member 2 isoform X6 produces the protein MAERKSAKAAAGSSSQNGSDVPLQEFPMPKTELVQKFHVLYLGMTSVSRPIGMDIINGAIESLLSSTGKEDWTPVILSIADTTVAVIKEKEEEEEALVECRVRFLSFMGVGRDVHTFAFIMDTGNQHFQCHVFWCDPNAGCVSEAVQAACVLRYQKCLVARPPSQRAGSSSSPSADSVTRRVTTSVKRGVQSLIDTLKPKKQPSELPQQ, from the exons ATGGCTGAAAGAAAAAGTgccaaagctgctgctggcagctccTCTCAGAACGGTTCCGACGTCCCCCTGCAAG AATTCCCCATGCCAAAGACGGAGCTGGTGCAGAAGTTTCATGTGCTGTATCTGGGTATGACATCTGTGTCTCGACCGATAG GTATGGATATCATAAATGGGGCAATAGAAAGCCTCCTGTCGTCCACAGGCAAAGAGGACTGGACTCCTGTCATACTGAGCATTGCTGACACCACTGTGGCTGTGATCAAAGAAAAG gaggaggaagaggaggcgctCGTGGAGTGCCGCGTTCGATTTTTGTCCTTCATGGGCGTGGGTCGGGATGTGCATACGTTTGCCTTCATAATGGACACTGGGAACCAGCACTTCCAGTGCCACGTGTTCTGGTGCGACCCCAACGCCGGCTGCGTGTCGGAGGCTGTGCAGGCAGCTTGCGTG ctccggTACCAGAAGTGTCTGGTCGCTCGGCCGCCCTCCCAGCGTGCCGGCTCGTCGTCCTCGCCCTCCGCGGACTCAGTGACCCGGCGAGTGACCACCAGCGTGAAGCGCGGCGTCCAGTCTCTCATAGACACTCTGAAACCCAAGAAACAGCCGTCAGAACTCCCCCAGCAATGA